From the Clostridiales bacterium FE2011 genome, one window contains:
- a CDS encoding ABC transporter ATP-binding protein, giving the protein MKFLWKYLKKYQWMILLGMGLKLAGTLTELLIPYVMEHLLDHVVPQKETAPVLLWGGAMILLACVVRFLNVTANRKAVWIAKESIFTIRRDLFHSALNLSGGQTDEIGLPSLISRMTSDTYNVQNFIRAAQTLGIRAPIMLIGGIVITLTMDTGLALILCIMAPIMIGLVVFISFKGIPLYDMVQRGMDDIVRIMRENISGIRVVKALSKEPFEMRRFGEANDTTSRRDIKASIIMALPGPVVTLFLNIGLTLIVFIGAKRVNAGVTQPGVILAFLTYFNMILMGVMGLNRVFLMLSKANASAARIAEATEQQEDLAVLPAEEGATTEREGYIVFDHVTFSYAGDGGNGQQNAAAFAGSSRQQCLKDVDFTIRKGGSLGIIGATGSGKTTIINLLMRFYDPGEGHVFIDGQDVRTMDRDALRRRFGTVFQNDTIFASSIRENVVFGRNVDEERLQEALKDAMAADFVNRYEDGADHMAAIHGGNFSGGQKQRLLIARAVAAKPEILILDDSSSALDYRTDAELRKAISSRYAGTTLIVIAQRVSSIMNLDEIIVLDEGEMIGKGTHEELMRECPVYREIQQTQMGEVE; this is encoded by the coding sequence ATGAAGTTTCTTTGGAAGTATCTGAAAAAGTATCAATGGATGATCCTGCTTGGCATGGGACTGAAGCTGGCCGGAACGCTGACCGAGCTTCTGATTCCCTATGTGATGGAGCATCTGCTGGACCATGTGGTGCCGCAAAAGGAGACGGCGCCGGTTTTGCTGTGGGGCGGGGCGATGATCCTGCTGGCCTGCGTGGTGCGGTTCCTGAACGTGACGGCAAACCGGAAAGCGGTATGGATCGCCAAGGAAAGCATTTTTACCATCCGGCGGGATTTGTTCCATTCCGCATTGAACCTGTCCGGTGGACAGACGGATGAAATCGGCCTGCCTTCCCTGATTTCCCGGATGACATCCGATACCTACAATGTGCAGAATTTTATCCGGGCTGCCCAGACGCTGGGTATCCGGGCGCCGATCATGCTGATCGGAGGTATCGTCATTACGCTGACTATGGATACAGGCCTGGCGCTGATTCTGTGCATCATGGCACCGATTATGATCGGCCTGGTGGTGTTTATCTCTTTCAAGGGCATTCCGCTGTATGATATGGTGCAGCGGGGGATGGATGATATTGTACGGATCATGCGGGAAAACATCTCCGGAATCCGGGTGGTGAAGGCGCTTTCCAAGGAACCCTTTGAGATGCGGCGCTTTGGAGAGGCAAATGACACGACTTCCCGGCGGGATATCAAGGCAAGTATCATTATGGCACTGCCGGGTCCGGTAGTAACGCTCTTCCTGAACATCGGCCTGACACTGATTGTTTTTATCGGCGCAAAACGGGTAAACGCGGGTGTGACCCAGCCCGGCGTGATCCTGGCTTTTCTGACATATTTCAATATGATCCTGATGGGCGTAATGGGCCTGAACCGCGTGTTCCTGATGCTCTCCAAGGCTAATGCTTCCGCGGCCCGTATCGCTGAGGCAACAGAGCAGCAGGAAGACCTGGCTGTGCTGCCTGCGGAGGAAGGGGCTACCACAGAACGGGAGGGTTATATTGTTTTCGATCACGTAACCTTCAGTTATGCCGGAGACGGGGGAAACGGACAGCAGAATGCGGCCGCCTTTGCAGGCTCTTCCAGGCAGCAGTGCCTGAAGGACGTGGATTTCACGATCCGGAAGGGCGGTTCCCTGGGCATTATCGGCGCCACGGGAAGCGGAAAAACCACGATTATCAACCTGCTGATGCGTTTTTACGATCCAGGTGAAGGGCATGTGTTTATTGACGGACAGGATGTGCGCACGATGGACCGGGATGCCCTGCGCCGCCGGTTTGGTACGGTGTTCCAGAATGATACGATCTTCGCCTCCAGTATCCGGGAGAATGTAGTATTCGGCCGGAACGTGGATGAGGAGCGGCTGCAGGAAGCCCTGAAAGATGCCATGGCAGCTGATTTTGTCAACCGGTATGAGGACGGGGCTGACCACATGGCAGCAATCCACGGCGGCAATTTCTCCGGCGGACAGAAGCAGCGGCTGCTGATTGCCCGGGCCGTGGCGGCGAAACCGGAGATTCTGATTCTTGATGATTCCTCCTCCGCACTGGATTACCGGACGGATGCCGAATTGCGAAAAGCCATCAGCAGCCGGTACGCCGGAACGACACTGATCGTCATTGCGCAGCGGGTTTCTTCCATCATGAACCTGGATGAAATCATTGTGCTGGATGAAGGAGAAATGATCGGCAAGGGAACGCATGAGGAACTGATGCGTGAATGCCCGGTTTACCGGGAGATCCAGCAAACCCAGATGGGGGAGGTGGAATAA
- a CDS encoding MFS transporter, with translation MMKNRKFQIALIIFSLTGQIAWVVENMYFNVFIYKMFRASASDIALMVTASAIAATLTTILMGALSDRIGKRKIFMCAGYIAWGISIISFALIRTDVISSLFGMVTGAATVGITLTIIMDCVMTFFGSTANDAAYNAWLTDSTDATNRGAAEGINSMMPLISILVVFGGFMGFDLDQASSWTAIYCIIGGLVLLIGILGFFLVDEAPVRNPDSLGYFATILYGFRPAVIRKNAVLYFSMAAFIIFNISIQIYMPYLIIYYEQTLGMADYVLIMAPAIILAAAVTFFFGRLIDRFGFRKTVLPALFLLALGFVLLWLVPSVIQAEGMAMKIPVFIGSFLMMSGYLSGMAVFGTQLRNYTPKHMAGRFQGLRILSQVLIPGIIGPQIGAWVLRNAPTISNSDGTTSFLPSADIFLTALIVLVILIAVLSAWLLHNKNDAENSASMETRGNR, from the coding sequence ATGATGAAGAACCGTAAATTCCAGATCGCCCTGATCATATTTTCCCTGACCGGCCAGATTGCCTGGGTTGTGGAGAATATGTATTTCAACGTGTTCATCTATAAGATGTTCCGGGCTTCCGCGTCGGATATTGCCCTGATGGTTACGGCCAGCGCGATTGCCGCGACGCTGACCACCATCCTGATGGGCGCCCTGTCCGACCGGATCGGGAAAAGAAAGATTTTCATGTGTGCCGGATACATTGCCTGGGGTATATCCATTATCTCCTTTGCCCTGATCCGAACGGATGTGATTTCCTCCCTGTTCGGCATGGTGACCGGTGCGGCAACTGTCGGAATCACGCTGACCATTATCATGGACTGCGTGATGACCTTCTTCGGATCCACGGCGAATGACGCGGCGTATAACGCGTGGCTGACTGACTCCACGGACGCCACCAACCGCGGGGCGGCTGAAGGCATCAACTCCATGATGCCCCTGATCTCCATCCTGGTGGTGTTCGGCGGATTCATGGGCTTTGACCTGGATCAGGCTTCCAGCTGGACTGCCATATACTGCATCATCGGCGGGCTGGTTCTGCTGATCGGCATCCTGGGTTTCTTCCTGGTGGATGAAGCCCCGGTCAGGAATCCGGACAGCCTGGGCTACTTTGCCACAATCCTGTACGGGTTCCGCCCGGCGGTGATCCGGAAAAACGCCGTGCTGTATTTTTCCATGGCGGCCTTCATTATCTTCAACATCTCCATTCAGATTTACATGCCCTACCTGATTATCTACTATGAGCAGACGCTGGGTATGGCGGACTACGTGCTGATTATGGCGCCGGCTATTATCCTGGCCGCGGCTGTGACCTTCTTCTTCGGCAGGCTGATTGACCGTTTTGGATTCCGAAAGACAGTCCTTCCGGCTCTGTTCCTGCTGGCGCTGGGTTTTGTCCTGCTGTGGCTGGTGCCTTCTGTGATTCAGGCCGAGGGTATGGCGATGAAAATACCGGTGTTTATCGGCTCCTTCCTGATGATGTCCGGCTACCTGAGCGGCATGGCGGTATTCGGAACACAACTGCGTAATTACACGCCCAAGCATATGGCGGGCCGTTTCCAGGGACTGCGGATTCTTTCCCAGGTTCTGATTCCCGGCATCATCGGCCCGCAGATCGGCGCATGGGTACTCCGGAACGCGCCGACCATTTCCAACAGCGATGGAACGACCTCCTTCCTGCCAAGCGCGGACATCTTCCTGACAGCGCTGATTGTCCTGGTCATCCTGATTGCGGTGCTGTCCGCCTGGCTGCTTCATAACAAAAACGATGCGGAAAACTCCGCATCAATGGAAACCCGGGGGAACAGATGA
- a CDS encoding glycoside hydrolase family 2, translating into MQRLSTSAGETLSGTPWNTYPRPQLVRKDWLCLNGEWHFTCGGTETEINVPFCPESLLSGVNMKMEYGREMVYSRSFTVPEEWQGQRILLHFGAVSRKATVRINGKEAVSHEESYLPFSADITDLICEGENEISVTAVNDLSHQHPWGKQKEKRGGMWYTPVSGIWQTVWIEPVPERYIHTLTIHTGRDYAEITVNGADDGAVEMNGVCYPLVRGTVRIDVKDPNCWCPENPYLYRFTVTAGEDRAESYFALRTLTVERISGIPRLCLNGEPYFFHGLLDQGYWSDGLYTPAASSCYESDILAMKALGFNMLRKHIKIEPEQFYYDCDRLGMIVFQDMVNCGEYHFLRDTILPTAGWKPLSDARLNRDQAARENFLKTMDETVRLLGNHPCICLWTIFNEGWGQFRADDAFRRLKALDGTRFVDSTSGWFARKLSDVESLHIYFKKLRTGKQDRPQFLSEFGGWSLKIPEHSFNLEKTYGYKKYEDREKFVHDLKALYLEEVLPLISRGLCAAVYTQVSDVEDETNGLLTFDRKEAKVTPEEFRDISDRLCKAIKEQA; encoded by the coding sequence ATGCAGAGGCTATCTACGTCAGCCGGAGAAACGCTGTCCGGTACTCCCTGGAATACGTACCCACGTCCGCAGCTGGTACGGAAAGACTGGCTGTGCCTGAACGGAGAATGGCATTTCACCTGCGGCGGGACGGAAACAGAAATCAATGTTCCCTTCTGCCCTGAAAGTCTGCTCTCGGGCGTCAACATGAAAATGGAATACGGCCGGGAGATGGTATATTCCAGAAGTTTCACCGTGCCGGAGGAATGGCAGGGGCAACGAATCCTGCTTCACTTCGGGGCTGTCAGCCGGAAAGCAACGGTCAGGATTAACGGGAAGGAAGCGGTTTCCCATGAAGAGAGCTATCTTCCTTTCTCCGCGGATATCACAGACCTGATCTGCGAAGGAGAAAACGAAATATCTGTCACTGCCGTCAACGATCTGTCCCATCAGCATCCCTGGGGAAAACAGAAAGAAAAGCGGGGCGGCATGTGGTATACCCCGGTGTCCGGTATCTGGCAGACAGTCTGGATTGAACCGGTTCCGGAACGGTATATCCACACCCTGACGATTCATACGGGCAGGGATTATGCGGAAATCACTGTGAACGGCGCCGATGACGGAGCTGTTGAGATGAACGGCGTCTGCTATCCCCTGGTCCGGGGTACGGTCCGGATCGATGTGAAAGATCCAAACTGCTGGTGCCCGGAAAACCCGTACCTGTACCGGTTTACCGTGACCGCTGGCGAGGATCGGGCGGAATCATATTTTGCCCTGAGGACACTGACCGTGGAACGCATCAGCGGAATCCCGCGGCTTTGCCTGAACGGGGAACCGTATTTTTTTCACGGCCTGCTGGACCAGGGATACTGGAGCGACGGCCTGTATACGCCGGCGGCTTCTTCCTGTTATGAATCGGATATCCTGGCCATGAAGGCGCTGGGGTTCAACATGCTGCGGAAGCACATCAAAATTGAACCGGAGCAGTTCTACTATGACTGTGACCGGCTGGGCATGATTGTTTTCCAGGATATGGTGAACTGCGGAGAGTATCATTTCCTTCGCGATACCATCCTGCCGACGGCTGGATGGAAGCCCCTGAGTGACGCCCGCCTGAACCGGGACCAGGCTGCAAGGGAAAACTTCCTGAAGACCATGGATGAGACGGTCCGGCTGCTGGGCAATCATCCATGCATCTGCCTGTGGACCATCTTCAACGAAGGATGGGGTCAGTTCCGGGCAGATGACGCTTTCCGCCGGTTGAAAGCGCTGGACGGCACACGGTTTGTTGACAGCACTTCAGGCTGGTTTGCCCGGAAACTGAGCGACGTGGAAAGCCTCCATATCTATTTCAAAAAGCTTCGGACCGGAAAACAGGACCGGCCGCAGTTTCTGTCAGAATTCGGCGGATGGTCCCTCAAGATTCCGGAGCACAGCTTTAACCTGGAAAAGACCTACGGATACAAGAAGTACGAGGATCGGGAGAAGTTCGTACACGATCTGAAGGCGCTGTACCTGGAAGAGGTGCTTCCCCTGATTTCCCGGGGACTGTGCGCCGCGGTATATACCCAGGTTTCGGACGTTGAGGATGAAACCAACGGGCTTCTGACCTTTGACCGGAAGGAAGCCAAAGTGACTCCGGAGGAGTTCAGGGATATTTCCGACAGGCTCTGTAAGGCAATCAAAGAACAGGCCTGA
- a CDS encoding TIM barrel protein, with protein MHFGMPTLIENHTLQDNIDLCESLGLRFIELNMNFPEYQTDELQKTDELIRAAEKAGIYFTIHLDENLNIADFNRLVSNAYLETVRQSVEVSRKLMTLRDRYDPERRPLTLNMHMNPGIYITLPDRKVQMYERDFETYMKSFAAFRSLCEEWIDEADIRIAVENTDGFRSYEKEAIRYLLESPVFGLTWDIGHSKAIHETDVPFITEHQDRLIHFHIHDATETPAKNHLALGDGELDLMARLQLAAQRNARCVLETKTIEALKKSVAWLKEHQLWNT; from the coding sequence ATTCATTTCGGTATGCCGACCCTGATCGAGAACCACACGCTGCAGGACAACATAGACCTGTGCGAGAGCCTCGGCCTGCGTTTTATTGAACTGAACATGAATTTCCCGGAGTATCAGACGGATGAGCTGCAGAAGACGGATGAGCTGATCCGTGCCGCGGAAAAAGCCGGAATCTACTTTACCATTCACCTGGATGAAAACCTGAATATTGCGGATTTCAACCGGCTGGTTTCAAACGCCTATCTGGAAACCGTCCGGCAGTCTGTTGAGGTGTCCCGAAAGCTGATGACATTACGGGATCGTTATGATCCCGAAAGAAGGCCGCTGACACTGAATATGCATATGAATCCCGGAATCTACATCACCCTTCCGGACAGGAAGGTGCAGATGTATGAGCGGGATTTTGAAACATACATGAAATCCTTTGCCGCGTTCCGTTCACTGTGTGAGGAATGGATCGACGAGGCTGATATCCGTATTGCTGTTGAAAACACGGACGGATTCCGCAGCTATGAGAAGGAAGCCATCCGGTATCTGCTGGAAAGCCCGGTTTTCGGACTGACCTGGGATATCGGCCATTCCAAAGCCATTCATGAGACAGACGTTCCGTTTATCACGGAACATCAGGACAGGCTGATCCATTTCCATATTCATGACGCAACGGAGACACCGGCGAAGAACCATCTGGCGCTGGGAGACGGGGAACTGGACCTGATGGCAAGACTTCAGCTGGCCGCTCAGCGAAACGCACGGTGCGTCCTGGAAACGAAGACGATTGAAGCACTGAAGAAATCTGTTGCCTGGCTGAAGGAACATCAGCTGTGGAATACATAA
- a CDS encoding YitT family protein produces the protein MSKEQKVTLKEWIYITVGILIMTVGIYFFKFPNHFSTGGVTGIAIVLGHYVPSITPGTLVTIINIALLALGFAVFGKSFGIRTVYASLLMSGTLQLLEIVCPMSAPMTSQPLVELLFAVGLPAVGSAILFNLDASSGGTDIIAMILKKHTALNIGIALLCSDIIITVSACFAFGMETGLFSILGLIIKSLFMDLVTDNLKTKKCFQIITSHPEPIEQFITAELHRGATRLHGEGSYTHEGKTVLLTVVSRHEAVLLRNYIHKQDPAAFMIITSSTEIIGKGFRGVN, from the coding sequence ATGTCCAAGGAACAGAAGGTAACCCTGAAGGAATGGATTTATATCACAGTCGGTATCCTGATCATGACGGTCGGTATCTATTTCTTCAAATTCCCGAATCATTTCTCCACCGGCGGTGTGACGGGTATTGCCATCGTTCTGGGACACTACGTTCCGTCCATCACGCCCGGTACACTGGTGACGATCATCAATATCGCCCTGCTGGCCCTGGGATTTGCGGTTTTCGGAAAGTCCTTCGGAATCCGGACGGTATATGCCTCCCTGCTGATGTCCGGCACATTGCAGCTGCTGGAAATTGTCTGCCCGATGAGCGCTCCGATGACCTCCCAGCCCCTGGTGGAACTGCTTTTTGCCGTGGGACTGCCGGCAGTGGGTTCGGCAATCCTGTTTAACCTGGATGCTTCTTCCGGCGGAACGGATATCATCGCGATGATCCTGAAGAAGCATACGGCGCTGAACATCGGCATTGCCCTGCTGTGCAGCGACATCATCATCACAGTATCCGCCTGCTTTGCCTTCGGCATGGAGACGGGACTGTTCTCCATCCTGGGACTGATTATCAAATCACTGTTCATGGACCTGGTGACAGACAACCTGAAAACCAAAAAGTGCTTCCAGATCATTACTTCCCATCCTGAACCCATTGAACAGTTTATTACCGCAGAGCTTCACCGCGGCGCAACCCGGCTGCACGGGGAGGGCTCCTATACCCATGAGGGAAAGACTGTGCTGCTGACCGTAGTGTCCCGGCATGAGGCGGTGCTGCTGCGGAACTATATCCACAAACAGGATCCGGCAGCTTTTATGATTATCACTTCCAGCACGGAGATTATTGGCAAGGGCTTCCGCGGGGTGAATTAA
- a CDS encoding ABC-2 transporter permease — translation MKLLMKEWKLCIHPTAYIMLMCAALILVPGYPYGVSCFYMGLAIFFVCLTARENHDATYTLMLPVSRADAVKGRILFCTLLEVIDLAVMGLFILIKYAIGNTPNPAGMDAGLALIGSGMIIFAIFNMIFFPVYYKDINKPGKAFGFAAVAVFLWIIIETVSTYAVPFFRDVLDQPDPRNMSDKALFTLAGLALFLSGTAKSIQMSTKKFEEVDLKL, via the coding sequence ATGAAACTGCTGATGAAGGAATGGAAACTGTGCATACATCCCACAGCCTACATCATGCTGATGTGCGCCGCGCTGATCCTGGTTCCGGGCTATCCCTACGGCGTGAGCTGTTTCTATATGGGACTGGCGATTTTCTTTGTCTGCCTGACGGCCAGGGAAAACCATGACGCGACTTATACGCTGATGCTGCCGGTTTCCCGCGCAGATGCAGTAAAGGGAAGAATTCTTTTCTGCACCCTTCTGGAAGTGATCGATCTGGCGGTTATGGGCCTCTTTATCCTGATCAAATACGCCATCGGGAATACACCGAACCCGGCCGGAATGGATGCGGGACTGGCGCTGATCGGCAGTGGAATGATTATCTTCGCGATCTTCAATATGATCTTTTTCCCGGTATACTACAAGGATATCAATAAGCCGGGGAAGGCATTCGGCTTTGCGGCCGTGGCAGTATTCCTTTGGATTATCATTGAGACTGTTTCGACCTATGCGGTACCGTTCTTCCGGGATGTGCTGGATCAGCCGGATCCGCGCAATATGAGCGACAAGGCGCTGTTTACGCTGGCAGGTCTGGCCCTGTTCCTGAGTGGAACGGCGAAGAGCATTCAGATGAGCACGAAGAAGTTTGAGGAAGTGGACCTGAAGCTCTAA
- a CDS encoding ABC transporter ATP-binding protein yields MKTPLAVQGLCKNYPAFQLRDVSFSLVPGTITGFIGRNGAGKTTTINSMLSFVRPDAGEISFFGLDYPEHDREIKERIGFVSAGMTYYTRKKLKAITAVTRTFYPGWDDTAYRKWMSVFGLDEEKTPAELSNGMKIKYALALALSHGAELLILDEPTSGLDPVSREELVEVFLKLKDEGKTVFFSTHITSDLEKCADRILFLQQGELKADDTLEGFRDAWRIAECGTDIPPAMQEAACGRCRIRDGYTVLIRKDNAAAFETREATLEEIMIHLEKEAEEA; encoded by the coding sequence ATGAAAACGCCCCTGGCGGTTCAGGGACTGTGCAAAAACTACCCGGCTTTTCAGCTGAGAGATGTGTCCTTCAGCCTGGTGCCGGGAACCATCACCGGCTTTATCGGCCGGAACGGCGCCGGCAAAACGACCACAATCAATTCCATGCTGTCGTTTGTACGCCCGGATGCCGGAGAGATCTCCTTTTTCGGACTGGATTATCCGGAACACGACCGGGAGATCAAGGAAAGGATCGGCTTCGTTTCTGCCGGCATGACCTACTATACCCGGAAAAAGCTGAAGGCGATTACCGCGGTGACCAGGACATTCTATCCCGGATGGGATGATACTGCATACCGGAAGTGGATGAGTGTTTTCGGACTGGATGAGGAGAAAACTCCGGCGGAACTGTCCAACGGCATGAAGATTAAATACGCGCTGGCCCTGGCCCTCAGCCACGGGGCGGAGCTGCTGATCCTGGACGAACCGACCAGCGGCCTGGATCCTGTGAGCCGGGAGGAACTGGTGGAGGTTTTCCTGAAACTGAAGGATGAGGGAAAGACGGTTTTCTTTTCCACCCATATTACGTCCGACCTGGAGAAATGCGCGGACAGGATTTTGTTCCTTCAGCAGGGAGAGCTGAAAGCGGATGACACGCTGGAAGGCTTCCGGGACGCCTGGCGGATCGCGGAGTGCGGGACGGATATTCCCCCGGCAATGCAGGAGGCGGCCTGCGGACGCTGCCGGATCCGGGACGGGTATACGGTGCTCATCCGGAAAGACAACGCGGCTGCTTTTGAAACCCGGGAGGCAACCCTGGAAGAAATCATGATTCATCTGGAAAAGGAGGCGGAAGAGGCATGA
- a CDS encoding helix-turn-helix domain-containing protein produces MIGKNLQKLRKMMNLTQETLAEKVGVARQTIAKWETEESTPDLEMSGRLASVLEVSLDDLVNAPEDELDSRPGMRGKHMFGVVTVGDKGQIVIPVRARRVFNINPGDQLMVLGDENSGIALVNAEFFMAVAEEIKNGL; encoded by the coding sequence ATGATCGGGAAGAATCTTCAGAAACTGCGGAAAATGATGAACCTGACCCAGGAAACGCTGGCGGAAAAAGTCGGCGTCGCCCGCCAGACCATTGCCAAATGGGAAACAGAGGAGAGTACGCCGGATCTGGAAATGTCCGGAAGGCTGGCGTCCGTGCTGGAGGTTTCCCTGGACGATCTGGTCAACGCTCCGGAGGATGAACTGGACAGTCGTCCCGGCATGCGCGGGAAACACATGTTCGGTGTGGTGACAGTGGGTGACAAGGGACAGATTGTGATCCCGGTCCGGGCAAGGCGCGTATTCAATATCAACCCCGGAGACCAGCTGATGGTACTGGGGGATGAGAACAGCGGCATCGCACTGGTGAACGCAGAGTTCTTTATGGCTGTTGCGGAGGAAATTAAGAATGGATTATGA
- a CDS encoding aminotransferase class I/II-fold pyridoxal phosphate-dependent enzyme: MKPYLEMTTEELTQELDTLRKEYKKVQAMDMQLNMSRGIPCIDQLDLSMHMMDVLDSSSDLTCEDGTDCRNYGQLTGIEEARELLGDMMENNPKDIIIYGNSSLNVMFDTISRVWTHGVMGNTPWCKQPEVKFLCPVPGYDRHFAITQYFGIKMIPVPMTPTGPDMDIVEKLVSEDETIKGIWCVPKYSNPSGISYSDETVRRFARLKPAAPDFRIFWDNAYGMHHLYDDRQDYLIEILAECKRAGNPDLVYKFASTSKITFPGSGIAAVATSPNNMVDFVNTLKFQTIGHDKVNQLRHVRFFGDIHGMVEHMRKHAAIIRPKFEMVENTLEENLEGLGIGTWTKPRGGYFILFDSLPGCAKEIVALMKKAGVIMTPAGATWPYGKDPNDSNIRIAPTYPTLNELKSAMETFTLCVRIASAKKILADRTVQ; this comes from the coding sequence ATGAAGCCTTATCTGGAGATGACTACGGAGGAACTGACCCAGGAACTGGACACTCTGAGAAAAGAGTATAAAAAGGTCCAGGCCATGGACATGCAGCTGAACATGAGCCGGGGTATTCCCTGCATTGATCAGCTGGATCTTTCCATGCACATGATGGATGTTCTGGATTCCTCCTCTGATCTGACCTGTGAAGACGGCACAGACTGCCGGAACTACGGTCAGCTGACCGGTATTGAGGAAGCCCGTGAGCTTCTGGGCGACATGATGGAGAACAATCCCAAAGATATCATCATCTACGGGAACTCCTCCCTGAACGTGATGTTTGATACCATTTCCCGTGTCTGGACCCACGGCGTCATGGGCAACACCCCCTGGTGCAAGCAACCGGAGGTGAAGTTCCTCTGCCCCGTGCCCGGCTATGACCGTCATTTTGCAATCACGCAGTATTTCGGCATCAAGATGATTCCCGTTCCCATGACTCCCACCGGTCCGGATATGGACATTGTGGAAAAGCTGGTCAGCGAGGATGAAACCATCAAAGGCATCTGGTGCGTACCGAAGTACTCCAATCCTTCCGGCATCTCCTATTCGGATGAAACGGTCCGCCGCTTCGCCCGGCTGAAGCCTGCCGCTCCGGACTTCCGGATCTTCTGGGACAACGCCTACGGCATGCATCATCTCTATGATGACCGGCAGGACTACCTGATCGAGATCCTGGCGGAGTGCAAGCGTGCCGGCAATCCGGATCTGGTTTATAAGTTTGCCTCCACTTCCAAGATCACCTTCCCCGGCAGCGGTATTGCCGCCGTCGCCACCAGCCCGAACAATATGGTCGATTTCGTGAACACACTGAAGTTCCAGACCATCGGTCATGACAAGGTGAACCAGCTGCGCCACGTTCGTTTCTTCGGTGATATCCACGGCATGGTGGAACACATGCGCAAGCATGCCGCCATCATCCGGCCGAAGTTCGAGATGGTTGAAAACACCCTCGAGGAAAACCTGGAGGGTCTGGGAATCGGCACCTGGACCAAGCCCCGCGGCGGATACTTTATCCTGTTTGATTCCCTGCCCGGCTGTGCCAAGGAAATCGTCGCCCTCATGAAGAAAGCGGGCGTCATCATGACCCCCGCCGGCGCCACCTGGCCCTACGGAAAGGACCCCAACGATTCCAACATCCGTATCGCACCCACTTACCCGACCCTGAACGAGCTGAAGTCCGCCATGGAAACCTTCACCCTGTGCGTCCGCATCGCCAGCGCCAAGAAGATCCTGGCCGATCGCACCGTACAGTAA
- a CDS encoding ABC transporter permease subunit has protein sequence MTSIMERNKKGLNTLAFGLGILLVGGLIQAAGWLKGDKLVFPGVGEILQAFVRMLGEERTWKQIGTTLIHLAEALAAAAMIGTALGLAQGKSSFVRALLKPLMTLLRSIPMIVMTVIIMVLTKYDRVPLIASALMLIPLISEATAEGLRRIEPELMDVYRMNSGFTLRVLFSVYLPLMAGYLKQAYINAVGMGIKLAVTTEYLVQARDSLGKAVYSSAYFNEYAEIYAYALIMILLAVLVSAVPEAIKRIIRKG, from the coding sequence ATGACTTCTATTATGGAGCGGAATAAGAAAGGCCTGAATACCCTGGCGTTCGGCCTGGGCATTCTGCTGGTCGGAGGCCTGATCCAGGCCGCGGGCTGGCTGAAGGGTGATAAGCTGGTTTTTCCGGGCGTGGGAGAAATCCTGCAGGCCTTTGTCCGGATGCTCGGAGAGGAACGAACCTGGAAACAGATCGGCACCACGCTGATCCATCTGGCGGAAGCTCTGGCCGCCGCCGCGATGATCGGCACAGCGCTGGGCCTGGCCCAGGGAAAGAGTTCTTTTGTCCGGGCTTTGCTGAAACCGTTGATGACCCTGTTGCGGTCCATTCCGATGATCGTGATGACGGTGATCATCATGGTGCTGACGAAGTATGACCGGGTGCCGCTGATTGCGTCAGCCCTGATGCTGATTCCCCTGATCAGCGAGGCTACGGCGGAAGGACTGCGCCGGATTGAGCCGGAACTGATGGACGTTTACCGGATGAACAGCGGGTTTACCCTCCGGGTACTGTTTTCGGTTTATCTGCCGCTGATGGCAGGCTACCTGAAGCAGGCCTATATCAACGCGGTAGGGATGGGCATCAAGCTGGCGGTGACAACGGAGTACCTGGTCCAGGCCAGGGATTCCCTTGGCAAGGCTGTGTACAGCAGCGCGTACTTCAATGAGTACGCTGAGATTTATGCTTACGCACTGATTATGATTTTACTGGCGGTGCTGGTAAGCGCGGTGCCGGAGGCAATCAAACGGATCATCCGAAAAGGATGA